Part of the Tidjanibacter massiliensis genome is shown below.
CAACGGCAAGGGAGGGAGGCGCATAGTGACCGTTCGGACAGCGGTGGCTGGCCAATCTCGAATACATCAACCGCAGGCTGTTCAGTAGCTCCGTAGCCGTACCGAACGTGCTGCGGATACCGGGAACTCCGGGACGCTGGTGCAGCGCGAGAGCCGCCGGAACATACGTCACCTCGTCTACCTGCGCCTTGGCCGCCTGCGTCATCCTGCGCCGCGTATAGGTAGAGAGGGCCTCCAGATAACGCCGGGAACCCTCTGCATAGACGACGCCAAGTGCGAGCGACGATTTGCCGGAACCGGAGACGCCCGCCACTCCCACTATCTTGTTGAGCGGAATATCCACGTCCACCCCTTTCAGGTTATGAACCCTCGCACCCCGTATCTTTATCCTGTCAATCATAACAACCGCATGCAAAAGGAAATCGTTTCCACAAAATTACCCATTATTCCACACTTTCCTCCCTGCGACACGAAAATGCGTCCCTGCCATCGGCACTGCCGCAAACGAAACGAGGAGAGCATACCGGACGATGCTACCCGCGGCAGCGATACGGAAAACGCGCCGGCCTCCTCTCTCCGCAACCGCTATCCGGACAGCATCGCCGCGGCCGTCCAGATACAGACGGTACGCCGTCCGGAAGACAGATACGGCGGAGCAAGTGCTCCGCCGTATCTGTTTCAAATTTCGGCCCGGCCGCCCTCACAACGACAGGCACGGACATCCGGTCGCCCGGCATCAGATAAGTCCCTTCTCCTTCTTTTCCCGAACGGCGCGGAGCATATCTTCCGTCATGGACTTCATATCCCATTTCGGCTTCCAGCCCCACTCCTCACGGGCACAGGTATCGTCGAGGCTGTCCGGCCAGCTACGTGCAATGGACTCCTTGACAGGGTCCACGTCATAGGTCATCGTGAAACCGGGCATCGCCTTGCGGAGCTCGGCATACAGCATCTCCGGCGTAAAGCTCATGGAGGTCACATTGAAGCTGTTGCGGTGTACGAGTTTCGACGGGTCGGCCTCCATAATCTGGATGCAGGCGTCGAGTGCATCGGGCATGTACATCATGTCCATATAGACATCGCTCGGTATCGGACATACATACGAACCCTTTTTCACGGCATCGTAATAAATCTCTACGGCATAATCGGTCGTTCCTCCGCCCGGAAGCGTCACGTTGGAGATGAGTCCGGGGAAGCGCACGCTGCGCGTATCGACACCGAAACGCTTGTGGTAATAGTCGCCGAGCAGCTCGCCCGTCACCTTGCACACGCCGTAAATGGTCGTCGGCCTCATGACGGTATCCTGCGGTGTCTTCACTTTCGGGGAGTTGGGGCCGAAAGCGCCGATGGAACTCGGCGTGAAGAGGGCGCAGTTGTATTCACGCGCTATCTCCAGCGAATTCATCAGGGCACCCATATTTATCTGCCATGCCTTCTGCGGGTTCGCTTCGCCTACGGCCGACAGCAGCGCCACCAGGTTGTAGATGGCGTCTATCTTGTATTTTTTGACCACCTCGGCATAGGCTTCGCCATCGAGCGCATTAAGCTGCACGAACGGCCCGTTCGCCGCCAGCATGGGGCAGTCGCGCATATCCGTAGCCACGACATTTTCGTTCCCGTAGACGCTCCGCAGCCTCATTGTGAGTTCGGAACCGATTTGACCGCCGGCCCCGATGATAAGAATCTTTTTCATGTCCTATTTATAATTTAAACAATGCCTGTACACAAGGGAACCGGGCTTGCACCGGCCGCCCTCACTTTCCGGTCTTCTCGCGCTCCTCGGCTTCCCGGATAAGTCCCACGGACAAGACCGTATAATAGATGACGACCACTGCCTGCGCTACCACCACGGCCCAAGTCAGGAAAGAGCGCACGGGTATCATCCATACGAGCAACGCCAAACCCGACACGAAAAGCACCGCCAGCACCGCAACCACGCGACGTAATCCCTTGAATCTGTCCATCGTTACAATTTTGGCCCAAAATTAGTAATAATTCTTACGTTTTATTACCGCAGCCCGCCGAAAAACGATAACCGCCGAACCCTCGGGTTCGGCGGGCACTCCCTTCCGCCGCCAGACCATCACCCCTCCCGGTCTTCTTCCGGCAACCGAACGGAACATCCGAAACGGAACCGCACATACCCGCACCCCATCCGGTTGCCGATTCCCTACCCGCCGATAAACCGGACAAACTGTCGAAAGCTCCGGCTTCATGACAACAAAATGATACGATATCCGCCACAGCTGTTGGAAATTTGGAAAATGATGCCTATTTTTGTCCCGCTTTCGGAAATCGTCCGACGCAGCAATCGCTGTTGTAGCTCAGTGGTAGAGCACTTCCTTGGTAAGGAAGAGGTCACGAGTTCAATCCTCGTCAACAGCTCAAGCTATTTATGAAGAACCCATCGCTGTAGACGGTTGGAAATTAAAAAGGACACTCGCATAGGCTCGAGAGTGTCCTTTTGTTTTTCAATACGTTACGAAACAATCTTATTTCAGAAGCAATTTAGAAGACGCCCCGCAACAGCAACGCCTTTTCCAGATTCCAACATCTCCTTCTCCTTCCATCACAATCAAGTGCACTATACGATTCGCTATCAGGTCTGCTCGCTACAAACCTCCTTTACATTCCCCAAAACTTATGTAAAGGTTCTCCGGCTTTTCTTTACATTCCCCAAAACTTATGTAAAGGTTCTCCGGCTTTTCTTTACATTCCCCAAAACTTATGTAAAGGTTGTGGTCGCCCTGAATTTAAATTACGCGACTTATGGAATCTATTCTTTCAAATGAATCCGTATTGTCATACTCACTATGATTGATCAACAACTGGGTTAACTGAGGATTCAGATAAAAGTTAGAATGTCCCACCTTTACCTTATCCAACAACTTATGCTCGGCAAGGCTATTAAGATATTTACTGGCCGTAACTCTGGAGACCTGAAGTTCCTGCATGACAAATTCTATTTTCGTATAAGGATGGCTGAATAAATTATTCAGCAACTCATGACTATACTGCCTTCCTAACAATGCCCTCATCTGCATTTTGTAATCCTGCATCAATACTTTAATGGCCTTGACCAAAACGATGGTTTCAGATGCAGTCTCCTCTATGCCTTTCAACATAAATAAAATCCAATCTTCCCAATTACCGTAATCTCGGACAGACTGAATCAACCGATAATACGCTCCTTTGTTCTTAATTATATAACGACTCAAATAGAGAATCGGCAAATCCAGCAACCCTTTCAATACGAGATAAAGGGAGTTGATAATCCTTCCGGTCCGGCCGTTCCCATCATAAAAAGGATGAATACTTTCAAATTGGTGATGAATTATTGCCATTTTAATCAACGGATCAATATCTTCCAACGTATCGTCATTGATATACTTCTCAAGGTTACCCATATACTCTTGTATATCATCGTATTGCTGCGGAGGAGTATAGACAACTTGTTTCTGGCTGTTCTGCAAACTGGTTCCAGGAACCTTGCGAAAACCCGCCTTATTCTTTTCCAGAACTTCCTGAATACATTTAATATTATTTAGAGTCAGGACTTTATTATGACGAATCAAACTGAAACCTTGTTTAAGAGCCGAAGCATAAGAAATCACTTCTTTAGTTGAGGCAGATGCAGCGAACGATCTCAATTCCGCATCCGCTTTATACATATCGTCGTGAGTGGTAATGATATTCTCAACAGCCGAACTTTCTTTCGCTTCTTGCAAACTCAACGTATTAATCAATATGCTCTCATTGGGAATAGTCAATGCCACTCCTTTCAACTCCGCCAATCTCTTATTGGCCGAATTCAATTGCCGCAAAACCTTAACTGTCTCCAATTCAATGGGCAAAGGCAACATCGGTATCTTGTACATGTTCAACTGTTTTTCTTTATATTTCAGGATGACCGGATACATCATATCGGAGTACCCTTTGACCACCGTTCCGACTCTACACGAATAACAGTTGCACTATCCGCGATGTTTTCGCAAGATGAATCTCCCTATTATACGTATAAGTCAAAGATACATTATTTCCCCGACATTTACAGAAGTGTTAGGCCAAACAAAACTATACCCGCATTCAGAGCAGGTTCAGTAATACGGCCGAATGCACTGTCCTCACAATTGTCTATCCGCCCATTGACGGCGATTCAAACATACATTTCTTCCGCAACAGCTCATGTTCTCCCTACGACACCATCGGCCATCGCACCCCTTCCTCCCACGACATCGACACATTTGCTTTCGCGCGCACAAGCTACCTGCAGCACAAAAGATTCCGAACAAATCTGCACTCCCGTTGAAAAAACTCCCCTATGAAACCGACAAAAGCCGTTCAGATAATGATAAACGGCTTTTTCGTCGAGCGAAAGAGTCCCACCATGGGTTGAATAGCACCGCTACGGCAAAAGCGTTCCCCTCGCAAAAATCTATTTCTTGACAATTCCGACAACGGTCCCGTCAGCAGGTACTCCCGGTGCATCCTCTTTTTCGTTCCTCCGTTCGCCGAGTTCTGCATCTATCGCCTCGAACTGCGAATTCTTCGACACGAATTCGGGAATGACCTCCTTCATGAGCTTCACCGTTCCGTAGATATCCACCGATACGGAAAGACGTTCCAACTCCCCGAACGCACGGCACACCTCCTCGTATCCGTATTTCCGCACCTTGGCAATCTTAATCTTCTTGTGGGAAGTGGGGATGGTATTCTCCATATTGCTCAGAACCTCCTCGTAGAGTTTCTCGCCCGGCCGCAACCCGGTATAGCGTATTTCGATATCCACTCCCGGTACATAACCGGCCAGTTCTATCATGCGCTTGGCAAGGTCGGCTATCCTGGTGGACTCGCCCATTTCGAACACCATTATCTCGTTGCCGTCGCTTATGGTGGCCGCTTCCATCACCAGACGGCACGCCTCGGGTATGGTCATGAAGAAACGCGTTATCTCCGGATGCGTCACCGTGACCGGGCCGCCGTGCCTTATCTGCTCCATGAATCGCGGTATAACGCTGCCGTTGCTGCCCAGCACGTTGCCGAAACGGGTGGTGACGAAGCGGGTACGACCCGCCGTACGCCCTTCCGCTATCGACACGCCGAGGCTCTGCACATATATCTCAGCGAGCCTTTTCGACGCACCCATCACATTCGTCGGATTCACCGCCTTGTCCGTAGATATCATGACCATCTTCTCGACCCCGTACTCCACGCACAGGTCGGCCACATGCTGCGTCCCTATCGCATTGACGAACACCGCTTCACACGGGTTTTCCTCCATGAGGGGGACATGTTTGTAGGCGGCCGCATGGAACACCACATCGGGCCTGTGGCGTTCGAATATCATCCTTACCCTCGCCTTCAGCCTCACATCGCCTATGACCGGGACGAACGACAGGTGCGGGAAACGCTCCTCCAGCTCGAGCCGGATGTTGTGCATGGGTGTCTCCGCGGAATCGAACAGAATGAGACGCCCCACTCCGAACGAAGCGAGCTGCCGACACAATTCGCTCCCTATGCTGCCCGCAGCGCCGGTAACCAATACGGTTCTGTCGCGGAAACCGGCTGCCACCTCCTCCTCTTCCATGTTTATTTCGTCGCGGCCGAGCAGGTCCTCTATCTTGATTTCCCGAATACCGGGCACGAGCTTGTCGCCGCTCACCTCGTCTACGGGAGGAGCAATCAGCATCCGGACATGATGCATTTCGCAGTAACGTATGAGCCGCTCCTTTTCGGTACGTATGCTCTCGTAGTCGGGGAAAAGGATTCCCTCGATATTGTAACGGGTAACGATGTGGACGAAATCCTGTTCGTCGTTGAAATAATAGACGGGCAGGTCGGCCAGACGGTAGGATTTGTAGGCTTTCCCGTAATTGTAGAATCCGGCTATCTGGTACTGTTTGCTGTTGCGCATCCGGGTCTCGAGCGAAACGCTCCGGTCGTCCACGCCGTAAATCAGCAGCCGGCTGTTGCTCTTCGAGATTTTGGAAACGATGACATCGTATCCCAGCACCATGCCCACACGCATACATATCAGCACCACCGTGGTCATCAACATGTCCAGCAGGCCCCCTATCAGGAGCTGCCGGTCGGTCAGCATCATGCCGAACACCACGACAGCCATCAGGAGCAGTTTCACGGCGGAGGCGGCGACCAGACGCCACAACTCCCTGAGCGTGGAGTGGCGGATGATGTTGCGGTATATTCGGAACAGATAGAAAGAGAGACCGCTGGCAGGAACCGCCAACAGCGTTATCTTCAGCACGGCGGACATCCCCATTGTACCGGGCACGAGATGTCCTGCCAAAATACAGGCAAGGAACGTACAGAGTACCGATGCGACCGTATCCAATATCAACACAATCCATTGGTTCAGGTAATGCATCCCGACTATCCGTTCCCGAAACTGGCTTATCATACTTTCCGACACACTTTCCTTTTTCAAAAATCCGGTATCTTAAGAGAGCTGCACAAGGCAACAATCAATAACCGTACCTTTCCGCACACGTCACGGGAGAGACCCGCGTATCGCTCCGTCCCCGGCAATCCCGGACGGACACCTCCCGCATCCGGTCGGTTACGGGAGGCAAAAATACACAATATATCATTCTTATAATTATAAAATATAATTTATAATTATAAACCGCCGTGTAAACCATGCTTTTGCATGCCGTTTCTCCCCACGGAGCGAAAACAGTACCATCGTGCAGGCACCGCCGGAGAGGTAAACAAAGTTAGACAATATCCCCGATATTGCAACTTTCGGGGCAGGAAACCCTCTCCGGAGAACGGACCCGGCGGGAAAACCGCAAATAATGCCGACGACGGGCGGGTACGGCACAAAATATGCCGCCCGTTCTCCGGAACGGTACGAACCGGACGGACAGGCCCGACCGCCGCGAAGGCGGAAAACGGAAGGCCTCCTTCCGCCGGCCGGAGAAGCCGCCGTTCCTTTCGGGCCCGTTCCGGAAGCGGAGAAAAAACCTGCCCTCGGAGCAGCGTCCCGATACAGAACCGACACACCGGCCGGAGCAAGCGGCCGGACGCGTAAACCCATTCCGACATGGCAAAAAGAGACAACAACCGTGCACTGCCCATCGCTGTGATGTTCGCCCTGTTCTTCATCATAGCTTTCGTCACGGGCCTGCAAAATCCGATGGGCGTCATCATCAAATCGCAGTTCGCCGCCTCGAACCTCCAGTCCCAGCTCGGCAACCTGGCCAACTTCATCGCCTATGCGTTCATGGGCATTCCGGCGGGCATGATGCTCCAGCGGATGGGGTACAAAAAGACCGCTCTGACGGCCATCGCAGTAGGCTTCGCAGGCGTATGCGTCATGTGGTTCGCAGGGCGTGCGGGAAGCTACGGCATCTACCTCGCCGGAGCCTTCGTTTCGGGCTTCTCGATGTGCATGCTCAACACCGTGGTGAATCCCATGCTGAAATCGCTCGGCAGCAACGAAAAAAGGGGCAACCAGCTCATTCAGTTCGGCACGACCTTCAACTCGCTCGGCGCGACGCTGACACCCATACTCGTAGGCTACCTCATGGGAAACGAAGCGTCGGCACGCTCCATCGCCAGCGCCAACCCGGCCTTGTACACGGCCATGGGCATATTCGTCCTCGCATTCGCGGTCATCGCCTTCACCCGCATACCGGAACCCTACGGAACGGCAGCGGGCGGCAGGGGTTCCGGCAGGTTCTACACCCCTCTCCGCTTCCGCCACTTCAGCCTCGGCGTGGCGGCCATCTTCCTCTATGTGGGAATCGAAGTGGGAATACCCAATATCGCCAACCTCTACATGACCGACGCCCTCGCCATGGACTCCTCCGCAGCCGGAACGATAGTAGGCACCTACTGGCTGCTCATGCTGGCCGGAAGGCTGACAGGCGGGGCCATAGGCGGCCGGGTATCGGGCAGGGCGATGCTGACGTTCGCGTCAGCCCTGGGGCTGCTCTTCATCGGCCTTTTCATCGCCCTGCAGGGGGTGGCCGCCACCGTGCCGCTGCCCGTTTTCCGCTCCGACCTTTCGTTCGGAGCGGAACCCGTCCGCATCAGCCTGCTCTTCCTGATACTCTGCGGACTGGCGACATCCGTCATGTGGGGCGCCATCTTCAGCCTCGCCACATCGGGGCTCGGCGTATATACGGCAGCGGCCTCCGGCATTTTCATGACGATGGTCTGCGGCGGGGGCATCATGCCTGCACTCCAGGCATGGATAGCCGACCAAAGTTCCTATCCGATAAGCTATGCGCTCGTTGCGGTCGGTTTCGCCTACCTGCTGTTCTATGCGCTGCGCGGCAGCCGGACGGAGCACGACATGCCCGCCGGGATACCGGACAAATAAAACGGATGCGGCACCGGCCCGCACGAAACGCCGGGACATCGGTATCCCCGACGTCCCCTGCACGGCAGGCCTGCACAGCCCCGTCCGTAACCGGGAAACGGCAACTCCTCTGCGAACGCGCACGCAAACAAGACGTCCGCATCTACGGTGGCAAAAGACAGAACAGTCCAAAACAGAAATGTGCTGCGGGCGGGAAACCAGGTTTCCCGCCCGCAGCACATTTCGATTCCGGTCCTAATCGGTGAACTCGTTCACCTCATCGTCGTAGAGATTATCGAGACGGAAGACGAGGTCGTCATACTCTTTCCGCCACGCTTTCAACAACTCCGACGGAGTATCCGCCGGAGCATGGTCGAGGCGTTCCTTCGCCGCCTGGACATCCTTTTCCAGTTCTGCCCTTGTACTCATAACACACGGTTTTCACAGCGAAGACGCAAAAAGGATACCAATTTACCGGTCCTGCTGCGAATGTCCGACGGACAGCTCCCGGAACGCTGTCTCAGAAAGGCAGGTCATCGGCCGGCTCGCCGGAGTAGGGCGTGCCTTCCTCCGCAAAAGGCGGCATGTCGGCAACTCCGGGAACAGGGGGCTGCGTAGTCATCCGCGTCATCTTCCATCCGCGCGCTTCGGTGAACCAACGGCCGTTGTACTCCCGCGATTCGACATTGATGGACACCGCCACCTTATCGCCTTCGCGAAGCGTACCGGCATCATGGGCCTTGTCGCCCCAGAAGCCCACGCATATCTTCCTGTTGAATTCGCCCGGCAGCTCAAACACCACCTCCTGCTTCATCCATTCCCCCCTCTGGCTCGTTCCCTTTACCACGGGAAGCACCTTATAAACTGTACCTTCAAATTCCATACGTCTTGAAAATTTACCGCAAGATACGAATTTATTCCCGTATCGGGGAACCGTTCCGCAAAGGAACTCCCCTGGGGAGGGGTCGCAAAACGACAACAGCCCCGACAGGAAAAAGAACCGTCTTTACGGACGAAGGCCCGCCCGGTCTTTCACAACCGGGCGGACCCTCCATTCCGTGCCAAAAACAACGCCTACTCCTCCACGATACGAATGGAACGTATCCTGTCACCGGGACGTATCGCATCTATCACATCAAGTCCCTCGACCACTTTTCCGAAACAGGTATGCACTCCGTCGAGGTGTTTCGTATTCTCCCGGTTATAGCAGATGAAGAACTGCGAGCCGCCGGTATCCTTGCCGCGGTGCGCCATCGAGAGTACGCCCCGGTCATGATATTGCCGCGGCGCATCGGTTTCGCACTTGATGGTATATCCCGGGCCGCCCGTACCGTCGCCCACAGGACATCCCCCCTGTATCACGAACCCCGGTATCACGCGGTGGAACGTCAATCCGTCATAAAATCCGCTCTCGGCAAGTTTGATGAAATTCTGCGCCGTACCGGGCGTCTCTTTCGTATAGAGTTCGGCTTTCATATCGCCCTTCTCCGTACTGATAACAGCGTATGTCATTATATTCTCCTTATCTTTCCGCATGTCGTTCCGCTCTCCGCCGGCCGCAACCGGAACCTCTCCGGCGGACGGCGCGGCCTGAACCTCAGCCGCCCCCTCCAGCGTCCGGGAACTGCACGAACGGCAGGCCGAGAGAGAAAGTGCGGCAACCCCGACGGCTGCCGCACAGACTGCAAATATTACCTTTCCGATTTTCATTCCGGCGGGATTACTTTTTTGCGGCAGCATCCGCTGCGGGTTCGGCCGGAGCAGCGGGAATAACCTCTATCACATCCACCTCGAACACGAGCGGCTCGTTAGGACCGATGATGGTACCGCGACGGCCCATTGCGCCGTAACCGAGGTCGGACGGAATGTAAAGTTTTATCTTACCGCCTTCGCCCACGAGCTGCAGACCTTCGCCCCAGCCCTTCACGACACGGTTGAGCGCGAAACGGGCAGTATCGGGCTTCTCGTAGTTGTTGTCGAAGTCACGGCCGTCCCTAAGGTAACCGCGGTACTTGACCCTCACCTCGTCTTTCAGGCTGGTGGCCTTCTTGTCGCTGCCCGGAGTGATTATCTCGTAAAGCAGGCCGCTTTCGGTCTTCTGCACGTTGGGCTGTTTGGCGACCTCTGCAAGGTAGGCTTCGCCCGCCTTGCGGTTGCGTTCGGGTATACGCACGGCGAAATACTCCTGCATGAAGGCAAATCCCTCCTCCGGGGTAAGCGTACTTCTGTCTTCCACCGCTTCGCGGATGGCCTTAATGACCACCTTGTCGTTCAGGTCGGCACCCATCGTCTCCTTCGCATTCCTGAGGTAGCGGCCGTAATCCGCCCCTATCGCATAGGAAATCGAATCGGACTCGTTTTTGAGCTTCATGCCCGTTTTGCGTTTCGCATTATCGGCAGCCTGGGCGTCGCTTTCGCCCGTGGCGGCGGTCTTCGAATCGCAGGCGGTAAGCCCCAGCGCGAAAACCGAAAGGACGATAAATAATCTTTTCATCTTTTGTGTCTGTTTTTATTTGGTTAAGTTCCGAAATTGCAATCCGGCAGGATTACACCCGCGAAATGCAAACTTAATGATTTTTGTCCAGAAACAGGCAGCACCATCCCGAAATTTATCGGCCTGCGCCATCTGCCGGTGATTCCGCATTCGCAGCGGGGCTCGATTTGCCCCTCTCCGCCCGGTGCACCGCCCAGACCGCCGCAAGGCCCGTAACCGACGCCACCACCGAAGCGGCCAGTACAGCAATCTTGCCGGTCGAGATGAACTGCGGTTGGGAAGCGAACGCCAGGGTATCCATGAATATGGACATTGTAAACCCGATACCGCCCATGCACGCCACCGCGGCGAACATCTTCCACGAGGCGCCGGCAGGCATCACCGCCAGACCGGTCTTGACGAACAGCAGGCTCAGGAGGGTTATCCCGAGCGGTTTTCCTATCCACAAACCGAACAGGATGCCCATTCCCTGCGTCGTGCCGAACAGGTTCAGGTCAGCGGCGGAGGTTATCTGCACCCCCGCATTGACCAGAGCGAAAAGCGGCAGGATGAAGTAGTTCACCCACGGTGCCAGCAGGTGTTCGAAGCGCTGCGACAGGCTGGCCGAATCGGCGGCGATGACGCCTATCCTGTGCAGGTCGAGCATCTGTGCTTCGTTCTCGGTAACGGGCACATCCCGGTCCTTGCTGACAAAGTCGTCCATGAAAAACCGTACCTTGTTCAGGAAATACTTCTTGTTGTATTTGGGCTGAGAAGGGATGAACATGGCGAGCAGTACACCGGCGATTGTCGCATGTACGCCCGAATGGTAAAAGAGCAGCCACAGGGCCACACTAATCAGCACATAAGGCAGGAACGAACTCACCTTCAACTTATTCAGAAGCCATGCGAAGAACAGGAAAACGGCAGCCGCGAGCAGCAGTTTGAAATTGACGGAGGCCCCGTAGAAGACGGCTATCACGACGATGGCCCCCAGGTCGTCCACGACCGCCAGCGCAGTCAGGAACACTTTCAGGGAGACCGGAACCCTGTTGCCCACCGTGGACATGATGGCGATGGCGAAGGCGATATCGGTGGCCATCGGGATGCCCCATCCGGCCGCATACTGCGTCCCGTGGTTGAACAGCAGGTAGATGACCGCCGGAACGACCATCCCGCCGAGCGCGCCCGCCACCGGCAGTATCGCCTGGCGGAACGTCGAAAGGTGTCCCGAAACGACCTCTCTCTTTATCTCCAGGCCGACGGTGAAAAAGAACACCATCATCAGGCCGTCATTGACGAAACGTTCGAGGTCGAAACCGAACCGGAAGCTGCCGACCGTAATGCCTACCGGTGCCTCCAGCAGCGCATGGTAAAATTCGGCTGTCGCAGGAATATTGGCAAGGAGCATGGCGACCACCACGAAAAACAGCAGCACGACGCCGCCCGCCCATTGGGTACTGAAAAAGTTGCGCCCTTTCTGATAAAAAATATACGAACGGCGCTTGAAGCCGTAACCGAATGAAAAGCCCATGGCAGTCTCCGTTCCAAACAGTTAAAAAATCCGTCAGTTCGTCTTCAACGCCATTCCGCAGAGCCGGAACAGCACCCTCGCCCCGACGTTGGCATCCGTGGTACCTTCGCGTGCGGGAGCAACCTCGCACAGGTCGAATCCCACGATACGGCGGCCGGCGGCCGCAATGCGGTCTACCAGCCAAAGCGCCTCGTTGAAGGTGAGCCCTCCGGCAACCGGCGTACCGGTAGAGGGACAATACTCGACCGAAAGCACGTCTATGTCGAAACTGACATAGACCTTCTCCGGCAACCGGACGACGATGGAGTCGCAAATGGCGTTCCACGTTTCGCCCGCAAAGCGGCGGCCGCACAGGGAAAAATCGTCGAACAGTTCAATCCGCGGCGAGGAGA
Proteins encoded:
- a CDS encoding peptidylprolyl isomerase, producing MMTYAVISTEKGDMKAELYTKETPGTAQNFIKLAESGFYDGLTFHRVIPGFVIQGGCPVGDGTGGPGYTIKCETDAPRQYHDRGVLSMAHRGKDTGGSQFFICYNRENTKHLDGVHTCFGKVVEGLDVIDAIRPGDRIRSIRIVEE
- a CDS encoding DUF3127 domain-containing protein — its product is MEFEGTVYKVLPVVKGTSQRGEWMKQEVVFELPGEFNRKICVGFWGDKAHDAGTLREGDKVAVSINVESREYNGRWFTEARGWKMTRMTTQPPVPGVADMPPFAEEGTPYSGEPADDLPF
- a CDS encoding Fic family protein, translating into MYKIPMLPLPIELETVKVLRQLNSANKRLAELKGVALTIPNESILINTLSLQEAKESSAVENIITTHDDMYKADAELRSFAASASTKEVISYASALKQGFSLIRHNKVLTLNNIKCIQEVLEKNKAGFRKVPGTSLQNSQKQVVYTPPQQYDDIQEYMGNLEKYINDDTLEDIDPLIKMAIIHHQFESIHPFYDGNGRTGRIINSLYLVLKGLLDLPILYLSRYIIKNKGAYYRLIQSVRDYGNWEDWILFMLKGIEETASETIVLVKAIKVLMQDYKMQMRALLGRQYSHELLNNLFSHPYTKIEFVMQELQVSRVTASKYLNSLAEHKLLDKVKVGHSNFYLNPQLTQLLINHSEYDNTDSFERIDSISRVI
- a CDS encoding NAD-dependent epimerase/dehydratase family protein — translated: MKKILIIGAGGQIGSELTMRLRSVYGNENVVATDMRDCPMLAANGPFVQLNALDGEAYAEVVKKYKIDAIYNLVALLSAVGEANPQKAWQINMGALMNSLEIAREYNCALFTPSSIGAFGPNSPKVKTPQDTVMRPTTIYGVCKVTGELLGDYYHKRFGVDTRSVRFPGLISNVTLPGGGTTDYAVEIYYDAVKKGSYVCPIPSDVYMDMMYMPDALDACIQIMEADPSKLVHRNSFNVTSMSFTPEMLYAELRKAMPGFTMTYDVDPVKESIARSWPDSLDDTCAREEWGWKPKWDMKSMTEDMLRAVREKKEKGLI
- a CDS encoding polysaccharide biosynthesis protein — protein: MISQFRERIVGMHYLNQWIVLILDTVASVLCTFLACILAGHLVPGTMGMSAVLKITLLAVPASGLSFYLFRIYRNIIRHSTLRELWRLVAASAVKLLLMAVVVFGMMLTDRQLLIGGLLDMLMTTVVLICMRVGMVLGYDVIVSKISKSNSRLLIYGVDDRSVSLETRMRNSKQYQIAGFYNYGKAYKSYRLADLPVYYFNDEQDFVHIVTRYNIEGILFPDYESIRTEKERLIRYCEMHHVRMLIAPPVDEVSGDKLVPGIREIKIEDLLGRDEINMEEEEVAAGFRDRTVLVTGAAGSIGSELCRQLASFGVGRLILFDSAETPMHNIRLELEERFPHLSFVPVIGDVRLKARVRMIFERHRPDVVFHAAAYKHVPLMEENPCEAVFVNAIGTQHVADLCVEYGVEKMVMISTDKAVNPTNVMGASKRLAEIYVQSLGVSIAEGRTAGRTRFVTTRFGNVLGSNGSVIPRFMEQIRHGGPVTVTHPEITRFFMTIPEACRLVMEAATISDGNEIMVFEMGESTRIADLAKRMIELAGYVPGVDIEIRYTGLRPGEKLYEEVLSNMENTIPTSHKKIKIAKVRKYGYEEVCRAFGELERLSVSVDIYGTVKLMKEVIPEFVSKNSQFEAIDAELGERRNEKEDAPGVPADGTVVGIVKK
- a CDS encoding MFS transporter; amino-acid sequence: MAKRDNNRALPIAVMFALFFIIAFVTGLQNPMGVIIKSQFAASNLQSQLGNLANFIAYAFMGIPAGMMLQRMGYKKTALTAIAVGFAGVCVMWFAGRAGSYGIYLAGAFVSGFSMCMLNTVVNPMLKSLGSNEKRGNQLIQFGTTFNSLGATLTPILVGYLMGNEASARSIASANPALYTAMGIFVLAFAVIAFTRIPEPYGTAAGGRGSGRFYTPLRFRHFSLGVAAIFLYVGIEVGIPNIANLYMTDALAMDSSAAGTIVGTYWLLMLAGRLTGGAIGGRVSGRAMLTFASALGLLFIGLFIALQGVAATVPLPVFRSDLSFGAEPVRISLLFLILCGLATSVMWGAIFSLATSGLGVYTAAASGIFMTMVCGGGIMPALQAWIADQSSYPISYALVAVGFAYLLFYALRGSRTEHDMPAGIPDK
- a CDS encoding FKBP-type peptidyl-prolyl cis-trans isomerase; translated protein: MKRLFIVLSVFALGLTACDSKTAATGESDAQAADNAKRKTGMKLKNESDSISYAIGADYGRYLRNAKETMGADLNDKVVIKAIREAVEDRSTLTPEEGFAFMQEYFAVRIPERNRKAGEAYLAEVAKQPNVQKTESGLLYEIITPGSDKKATSLKDEVRVKYRGYLRDGRDFDNNYEKPDTARFALNRVVKGWGEGLQLVGEGGKIKLYIPSDLGYGAMGRRGTIIGPNEPLVFEVDVIEVIPAAPAEPAADAAAKK
- the nhaA gene encoding Na+/H+ antiporter NhaA; this encodes MGFSFGYGFKRRSYIFYQKGRNFFSTQWAGGVVLLFFVVVAMLLANIPATAEFYHALLEAPVGITVGSFRFGFDLERFVNDGLMMVFFFTVGLEIKREVVSGHLSTFRQAILPVAGALGGMVVPAVIYLLFNHGTQYAAGWGIPMATDIAFAIAIMSTVGNRVPVSLKVFLTALAVVDDLGAIVVIAVFYGASVNFKLLLAAAVFLFFAWLLNKLKVSSFLPYVLISVALWLLFYHSGVHATIAGVLLAMFIPSQPKYNKKYFLNKVRFFMDDFVSKDRDVPVTENEAQMLDLHRIGVIAADSASLSQRFEHLLAPWVNYFILPLFALVNAGVQITSAADLNLFGTTQGMGILFGLWIGKPLGITLLSLLFVKTGLAVMPAGASWKMFAAVACMGGIGFTMSIFMDTLAFASQPQFISTGKIAVLAASVVASVTGLAAVWAVHRAERGKSSPAANAESPADGAGR